A genomic segment from Tuwongella immobilis encodes:
- the bioD gene encoding dethiobiotin synthase — protein MNALFITGTDTGVGKTMVTVLLTQLLREQGVAVRTLKPVASGVDPNQPDGMAEDTRAIWDAQGRAIPPERITPWRFREPAAPPVAAEVEGRSLQLAELVSGVQAELSPNHCLIVEGVGGLLCPLTETETVADWISALNMPTLIVTRRGLGTLNHTLLTVEAAMRRGISVVGLIVNSDRPGDSLAERTAVREIQRRIPLPIWAELPYTEMGRLDSAQIPELEGQRLRQALKTVLESSTRNPI, from the coding sequence ATGAATGCGCTGTTTATCACCGGCACCGATACTGGCGTGGGCAAAACCATGGTCACGGTGCTTCTAACGCAACTGCTTCGTGAACAAGGAGTTGCGGTACGAACTCTGAAGCCCGTTGCCAGCGGAGTCGATCCGAATCAACCCGATGGAATGGCGGAAGACACTCGAGCAATTTGGGACGCCCAAGGCCGAGCGATTCCGCCAGAACGAATCACGCCGTGGCGATTTCGGGAACCGGCTGCGCCGCCCGTCGCTGCGGAAGTTGAGGGGCGATCGCTTCAACTGGCTGAGTTGGTGTCCGGGGTTCAAGCGGAGTTATCGCCGAATCATTGCCTGATCGTGGAAGGGGTGGGTGGGTTACTCTGCCCGTTGACCGAAACCGAGACGGTTGCCGATTGGATTTCGGCCCTGAATATGCCCACGCTGATCGTGACGCGGCGCGGGCTGGGGACGCTGAATCACACGCTGTTGACTGTCGAAGCCGCCATGCGCCGCGGAATTTCGGTGGTTGGACTGATTGTCAACAGCGATCGACCCGGAGACAGCCTCGCCGAACGCACCGCAGTCCGGGAGATTCAGCGTCGAATACCGCTGCCCATCTGGGCCGAACTTCCGTATACCGAGATGGGACGGTTGGATTCTGCCCAAATCCCGGAACTGGAAGGCCAGCGACTGCGTCAGGCACTGAAAACTGTTTTGGAATCCTCAACCCGCAATCCGATTTAA
- the bioA gene encoding adenosylmethionine--8-amino-7-oxononanoate transaminase: protein MTASAFPSRQELEDWDRQHVWHPFTPMQEYAQERPLIIERAEGAMLYDLDGNAYIDGVSSMWCNVHGHCVPELDQAIHDQLGKVAHSTLLGIGNVPSIRLARKLAEIAPEGLTRVFFSDSGATAVEVALKMAFQFWQQTTPAKPQKTRFAALQGAYHGDTLGDVSVGDIGRFHNRFKPLLFETFRVPSPNCYRCPMGLQPTSCLLECVQELERLIEREAEQLAAVVIEPGVQGAAGMIPLPANYLRRLRDATHRHDVLLIADEVAVGFGRTGTMFACQHESVVPDFLCVAKGLSGGYLPMAATLTHDRIFQAFLGDALSGTTFFHGHTFTGNPLGAAVSLASIDRLLEGGVLAGLAERVQLLQRWAERLRDLPIVGNVRQLGLLMGVELVQNRETKTPFPAERRLGHHICRKLREQGVLIRPLRDVLVVMPPLGIDVSLLDRLCEFVYHAISTTPME from the coding sequence ATGACCGCATCGGCTTTTCCCAGTCGGCAGGAACTCGAAGATTGGGATCGTCAGCATGTTTGGCACCCGTTCACGCCGATGCAGGAATATGCTCAGGAACGTCCGCTGATTATCGAGCGTGCCGAGGGGGCGATGCTCTATGATTTAGACGGGAATGCCTACATTGATGGTGTCTCGTCGATGTGGTGCAACGTCCATGGGCATTGTGTGCCGGAATTGGATCAAGCCATCCACGATCAATTGGGGAAGGTCGCGCATTCGACCTTGCTGGGGATCGGGAATGTGCCATCGATCCGCTTGGCCCGCAAACTTGCGGAAATCGCACCCGAAGGGCTGACTCGCGTTTTCTTTTCCGACAGTGGTGCCACGGCCGTTGAAGTCGCCCTCAAAATGGCCTTTCAGTTTTGGCAGCAAACCACTCCCGCCAAACCGCAGAAGACTCGATTCGCGGCGCTCCAAGGCGCGTATCACGGCGACACTCTGGGCGACGTCAGCGTCGGCGATATCGGACGCTTCCACAATCGCTTTAAGCCGTTGCTATTTGAGACCTTCCGTGTACCTTCGCCAAACTGCTATCGCTGTCCAATGGGGTTGCAGCCCACAAGCTGCTTGCTGGAATGTGTGCAGGAGTTGGAGCGACTCATCGAGCGGGAGGCTGAGCAACTCGCCGCCGTGGTCATCGAGCCGGGAGTGCAGGGGGCCGCGGGAATGATCCCGTTACCCGCCAACTACTTACGACGATTGCGCGACGCGACCCATCGCCACGATGTCTTGTTGATTGCCGACGAAGTCGCGGTCGGATTCGGACGAACGGGGACGATGTTCGCCTGTCAGCATGAATCGGTCGTGCCCGACTTCCTTTGCGTCGCCAAAGGGTTGAGCGGCGGCTATTTGCCCATGGCGGCGACTTTGACTCATGATCGAATTTTCCAGGCATTTTTGGGCGATGCGCTATCGGGGACGACGTTTTTTCATGGGCACACCTTTACCGGCAACCCGCTTGGCGCGGCCGTCTCGCTGGCCAGTATCGATCGACTGCTGGAGGGGGGCGTTCTCGCCGGTTTGGCCGAACGGGTGCAGTTGCTCCAACGGTGGGCCGAGCGATTGCGGGATCTCCCGATTGTCGGCAACGTTCGGCAGTTGGGCCTGCTGATGGGCGTCGAATTGGTGCAAAATCGAGAGACCAAAACGCCTTTTCCCGCCGAGCGACGATTGGGACATCACATTTGTCGCAAACTGCGCGAACAAGGCGTTCTGATTCGTCCGCTTCGTGATGTGTTGGTGGTGATGCCGCCGCTGGGAATCGATGTTTCTTTGTTGGACCGGCTCTGCGAATTCGTTTATCATGCCATTTCCACAACTCCAATGGAGTGA
- a CDS encoding NADH-quinone oxidoreductase subunit N, with protein MGVTNEMFRLFSTELDRDLRTLIPEFLLILTMVMILVSRLLLPARRVPSLLLGIPMASLAALIALAQRFRLDFVWLDHPQNLPDRFSGLLSIDGMAEYLRIFLLVFLIAGLLLCRVTAEPRGEDRADFTILLIGSTLGLMFLVQAQHLLMMFVAIEMASVPSYVLAGFQKGKRTSSEASLKYVLFGAAASGMMLYGISLLTVTTGMGDLIRISQILQQTSGIPSAAVICAVGLIGVGLAFKLSAAPVHLWCPDVFTGASAPVGAFLSIASKAGAVAVSIRLFHHLAANDPSSTMLAQGIATGLMIVAMLTMTIGNLGAYRQTNVKRLLAYSTIAHAGYLLMGIATLQQEGTSAVLFYLAMYLLMNLGAFAIVSFVSMHSGSEELDGYRGLIQRWPTAAIGLSICLMSLIGLPPLAGFLAKYQLFAATVGTARSMQEQLPILSSWYWVMLGVAGLNTVLSIGYYLHWIRLMLIEPAEQSTHPHPQGRLVSAFVTLPATFLLLFGIGGDLLIQEARSLAYDSRPPKTITFISPSMPGGPIQ; from the coding sequence ATGGGTGTGACAAACGAGATGTTCCGGTTATTCTCCACGGAACTCGACCGGGACTTGCGAACTCTCATCCCGGAATTCCTGCTGATTCTCACCATGGTGATGATCCTGGTCTCCCGTCTGCTGTTGCCCGCGCGGCGCGTGCCCAGTCTGCTGCTGGGCATCCCGATGGCGAGTCTCGCCGCACTGATCGCCCTGGCTCAGCGATTTCGCCTCGATTTCGTCTGGCTGGATCACCCGCAGAATCTCCCCGATCGCTTTAGCGGATTGCTGAGTATTGATGGGATGGCGGAATATCTGCGCATCTTTCTGCTGGTGTTTCTGATCGCGGGATTGCTGCTGTGTCGAGTCACCGCAGAGCCGCGCGGCGAAGATCGGGCCGACTTTACGATCCTGCTGATTGGCAGCACGCTCGGACTGATGTTCTTGGTGCAAGCGCAACATTTGCTGATGATGTTCGTCGCCATCGAAATGGCCAGCGTCCCCAGTTATGTGCTTGCGGGGTTCCAAAAGGGCAAGCGGACCAGCTCCGAGGCGTCGTTAAAATATGTGCTATTCGGTGCGGCGGCTTCCGGGATGATGCTTTACGGAATCAGTCTGCTAACCGTCACCACCGGCATGGGCGACTTGATTCGCATCTCGCAAATCTTGCAGCAAACATCGGGAATTCCCAGCGCTGCCGTGATTTGCGCTGTGGGATTGATCGGCGTCGGGCTCGCCTTCAAACTATCGGCAGCACCCGTGCATCTGTGGTGTCCCGATGTGTTCACGGGGGCGTCGGCTCCGGTTGGCGCGTTTCTGTCAATCGCATCCAAAGCCGGGGCCGTCGCGGTCAGCATTCGGCTGTTTCATCACTTAGCCGCGAATGACCCGTCCAGCACGATGTTGGCCCAAGGAATCGCCACGGGGCTGATGATTGTCGCCATGCTCACCATGACCATCGGCAATCTTGGGGCGTATCGGCAGACCAACGTCAAACGACTGCTGGCCTATTCCACCATCGCCCACGCGGGCTACCTGCTCATGGGGATCGCCACGTTGCAGCAAGAAGGCACCAGCGCTGTGCTGTTCTACTTGGCGATGTATTTGCTGATGAATTTGGGTGCGTTTGCCATTGTCAGCTTTGTGAGCATGCATTCCGGCAGCGAGGAACTCGACGGCTATCGCGGATTGATCCAGCGGTGGCCGACAGCCGCTATCGGGTTGAGCATCTGCTTGATGAGTCTGATCGGCCTGCCGCCATTGGCCGGATTCCTCGCCAAGTATCAACTCTTTGCCGCAACGGTGGGCACCGCACGATCGATGCAAGAACAGCTCCCAATTCTGTCCAGTTGGTACTGGGTGATGCTCGGCGTCGCTGGATTGAACACCGTCCTGAGCATTGGATACTACCTGCATTGGATTCGTCTCATGCTGATCGAACCGGCAGAGCAATCGACCCATCCCCATCCCCAAGGTCGGTTGGTGTCGGCATTTGTGACCTTGCCAGCAACATTCTTGTTGCTGTTTGGCATCGGCGGTGATTTGCTGATCCAAGAGGCCCGATCGCTGGCATATGACTCGCGGCCACCCAAGACGATCACGTTTATCAGTCCCTCGATGCCGGGAGGGCCGATCCAATGA
- a CDS encoding TatD family hydrolase produces MPWIDTHAHLFEDRFDADRDSILSRFPEDGIAACFCIGLDRQTSEQSLAMAQAWERIFAVVGIQPNYTAEVQPGDWEQILHLSQQPKVVAIGESGLDRYWKDRAPFDVQQVYFDRHLELAHERDLPIIIHNREADADILESLQRHAAKIGTIRGVMHSFSSPDWAFARACLDLGLHLSFAGMLTYPSAKPLREIAAKVPLDRLLIETDCPYLSPIPKRGQRNEPAYVAHTAHKLAELHQLPIETMADTLYRNTVQLFRLPE; encoded by the coding sequence ATGCCTTGGATTGATACACACGCGCATTTGTTCGAAGACCGCTTTGATGCCGACCGCGATTCCATATTGTCTCGCTTTCCGGAAGATGGAATCGCCGCCTGCTTTTGCATCGGCCTCGATCGGCAGACTAGCGAGCAATCGCTGGCCATGGCGCAGGCATGGGAGCGGATTTTCGCGGTGGTGGGGATTCAGCCCAACTACACGGCGGAGGTGCAGCCTGGCGATTGGGAACAGATACTGCATCTGTCGCAGCAGCCGAAAGTTGTCGCCATCGGTGAATCCGGATTGGACCGATATTGGAAAGATCGCGCACCGTTTGATGTGCAACAAGTCTATTTCGATCGCCACTTGGAACTGGCGCATGAACGCGATTTGCCGATCATCATTCACAATCGAGAGGCGGATGCCGACATCCTGGAAAGCCTGCAACGGCATGCCGCCAAAATCGGAACGATTCGTGGGGTGATGCACTCGTTTAGCTCGCCGGATTGGGCGTTCGCGCGGGCCTGTCTCGATCTGGGATTGCATCTGTCCTTCGCGGGAATGCTCACCTACCCCAGCGCGAAACCGCTGCGCGAAATCGCCGCGAAAGTCCCCCTCGATCGTCTGCTGATCGAAACCGATTGCCCCTACTTGTCCCCGATTCCGAAACGCGGCCAACGCAACGAACCGGCATACGTCGCACACACGGCCCACAAGTTGGCCGAATTGCATCAATTGCCGATCGAGACCATGGCCGACACACTCTACCGCAACACCGTCCAGTTGTTCCGATTACCGGAATGA
- a CDS encoding ArsR/SmtB family transcription factor — MADAIFRALSDSTRRKVLERLAKGPASVSELAAQFQMKLPSFVQHLSILEKCQLVTSQKIGRTRYYRIERDQLKIAEDWLVQQRREWETRLDQLDAYLVQLHAKESRESDT; from the coding sequence ATGGCGGATGCAATCTTCCGCGCGCTATCCGATTCGACACGACGGAAAGTCTTGGAACGATTGGCCAAAGGCCCAGCGTCGGTGTCGGAGCTTGCTGCCCAATTTCAGATGAAGTTGCCGTCTTTTGTTCAGCATTTGTCCATTTTGGAGAAATGCCAACTGGTGACTTCTCAGAAAATCGGCCGCACGCGGTACTATCGGATCGAACGCGATCAGCTCAAGATTGCCGAGGATTGGCTCGTGCAGCAACGTCGAGAATGGGAAACCCGATTGGATCAGTTGGATGCGTATCTCGTTCAACTTCACGCAAAGGAATCCCGTGAATCAGACACCTGA
- a CDS encoding SRPBCC family protein: protein MNQTPEINPKLDLLLDRTIPVPRELVWKVWTEPQHLMQWFCPRPWKVSHCEMEVKPGGIFHTTMQSPEGQEFPSTGCFLEAIPCERLAFTSVLLPGFRPAPVEGLQFSVVLTLTTIDGGTRYRAHVLHPDEASREQHEAMGFHHGWNAALDQLIEFAQSLGAA from the coding sequence GTGAATCAGACACCTGAAATCAATCCCAAACTGGATCTGCTGCTGGATCGAACGATTCCCGTGCCACGCGAGTTGGTGTGGAAGGTATGGACCGAGCCGCAACATCTGATGCAGTGGTTCTGCCCGCGTCCCTGGAAAGTTTCGCACTGCGAAATGGAAGTCAAACCCGGTGGGATTTTCCACACCACCATGCAATCTCCCGAAGGACAGGAATTTCCGTCGACGGGCTGTTTTCTGGAGGCAATCCCCTGCGAACGGCTCGCCTTTACTTCGGTGTTGTTGCCCGGTTTCCGGCCAGCTCCCGTGGAAGGATTGCAGTTTTCGGTGGTCTTGACGCTCACGACAATCGACGGCGGCACCCGCTATCGTGCCCATGTGTTACACCCGGATGAAGCCAGCCGAGAGCAGCATGAAGCGATGGGATTCCATCATGGCTGGAACGCCGCGTTGGATCAACTGATCGAATTCGCCCAATCGCTTGGCGCAGCGTAA
- a CDS encoding alpha/beta fold hydrolase yields the protein MSALQTEHGILAYHDVGNGPVLVLLHPFPFDHLIWQPQWEGLCQIARIITPDFRGFGGSSAFPSQPTIDQLADDVATLLDGLQISGPVVVGGCSMGGYVSLAFARRHAQRLRALILIDTKAEADSDEAKQKREATLRMLESGTASDLVEQMLPNLVSATTRETQPGIIERIRGIGGGQHPAGIADGVRALRDRIDSTPSLGQITVPTLVVVGSEDAITPPANAEKLAAGIPNATLMTIPKVGHLSHLENPAAFNAIVADFLQSVTGASAGA from the coding sequence ATGTCGGCATTGCAAACGGAACACGGCATTCTGGCGTATCACGATGTCGGCAACGGCCCAGTTCTCGTCCTGCTCCATCCCTTCCCGTTTGACCATCTCATCTGGCAGCCGCAATGGGAGGGATTGTGCCAAATCGCGCGAATCATCACCCCCGATTTTCGCGGATTCGGCGGATCGTCGGCGTTTCCCAGTCAACCAACCATCGACCAACTCGCGGATGATGTCGCGACGCTGCTCGATGGCTTGCAGATTTCCGGCCCGGTGGTGGTGGGCGGCTGTTCGATGGGTGGCTACGTTTCGCTCGCGTTCGCCCGGCGGCATGCGCAACGTCTGCGAGCATTGATTCTGATTGATACGAAAGCCGAAGCCGATTCCGACGAAGCGAAACAGAAGCGCGAAGCGACGCTCCGGATGCTTGAATCGGGAACCGCGTCGGATTTGGTCGAGCAAATGCTGCCGAATCTCGTGAGTGCGACCACCCGCGAGACACAACCGGGGATCATCGAACGCATTCGCGGAATCGGCGGCGGTCAGCATCCGGCAGGAATCGCAGATGGTGTGCGTGCCCTGCGTGATCGCATCGATTCCACCCCGTCGCTGGGCCAAATCACGGTGCCAACGCTGGTTGTTGTCGGGTCAGAAGATGCCATCACACCGCCAGCGAATGCGGAGAAACTCGCAGCCGGAATTCCCAATGCAACGCTCATGACTATCCCGAAGGTCGGCCATTTGTCGCATTTGGAAAATCCCGCTGCGTTCAACGCGATTGTCGCCGATTTCTTGCAATCGGTCACGGGAGCATCGGCGGGGGCATGA
- a CDS encoding isochorismatase family protein, translating to MRSKRILLGGIGAGMIVVVGFASLSGQSPGKVATPAIGKFSQNVNGKTTIPPMLTGSPTVPSIAPDARSATAPPVRPVVPGDFLLKTRRQTAADAGLWAKSTASTPWKVSETAILVCDMWDDIYCQMAAQRIRVMVPKMNAVLSAARSHGAMIIHCPSGTMTMYEGTPFRDRLKLAPRATPPVPIEAWCSEDSKVEPPLPIDVSKSACDDPVLGPVVRRYSRQHPGLDIAGYDGVSDSGEEIYSFCRANGIRNIAIMGVHTNMCILGRSFGIRQMTRLGMNVVLVRDLTDAMVDPREKPYVSHARGTEMIIEHIERYWCPTVLSNDFLETIPGSAGPIMPPPMLP from the coding sequence ATGCGATCCAAACGAATTCTACTTGGCGGAATTGGAGCCGGGATGATCGTGGTGGTGGGGTTTGCCAGTCTCTCCGGGCAAAGTCCGGGGAAAGTCGCCACGCCAGCCATCGGGAAATTCTCGCAAAATGTGAACGGAAAGACGACCATTCCGCCCATGCTCACCGGCAGCCCGACCGTGCCGTCGATTGCTCCGGATGCCCGCTCCGCGACTGCTCCCCCCGTCCGACCGGTGGTGCCAGGCGATTTTCTGCTCAAGACTCGGCGACAAACGGCGGCTGATGCGGGTCTTTGGGCGAAATCAACGGCATCGACGCCCTGGAAAGTGTCGGAAACGGCGATTTTGGTCTGCGATATGTGGGACGACATCTATTGCCAAATGGCGGCGCAGCGGATTCGCGTCATGGTCCCGAAGATGAACGCGGTCCTTTCCGCCGCTCGGAGTCACGGGGCGATGATTATTCACTGCCCCAGCGGCACGATGACCATGTACGAGGGCACCCCGTTTCGAGATCGCCTGAAGTTGGCCCCCAGGGCAACGCCACCAGTGCCGATTGAAGCCTGGTGTTCGGAGGATTCCAAAGTCGAACCGCCGTTGCCGATCGATGTGAGCAAAAGCGCGTGCGATGATCCCGTGCTTGGCCCTGTGGTGCGACGCTATTCCCGACAGCATCCGGGATTGGACATCGCAGGATATGATGGAGTCAGCGATTCCGGCGAAGAAATTTATTCGTTCTGCCGGGCGAATGGCATCAGGAATATCGCCATCATGGGGGTGCATACGAATATGTGCATCTTGGGGCGATCCTTCGGAATTCGCCAGATGACGCGACTGGGCATGAACGTGGTACTGGTGCGCGACTTGACGGACGCCATGGTCGATCCGCGGGAGAAGCCATATGTCAGCCACGCCCGCGGAACGGAAATGATCATTGAACATATCGAACGCTACTGGTGCCCAACGGTCCTCTCGAATGATTTTCTCGAGACGATTCCGGGAAGCGCTGGTCCGATCATGCCCCCGCCGATGCTCCCGTGA
- a CDS encoding NUDIX hydrolase: MAGDPGQELVDILDEAGRVIGQATRRVMRTYRLPHRCCYLLVFNDRGEILVHQRTATKDVFPSYWDVCVGGVPAAGESFAQSARREGHEELGVPIEPTFLFSVRYSDAATVVFGEVFRVIHNGPFAFQPEEVTQGRFVTLAALQAGIQSGEFSPICPDGWMVWQQFQSGNWGA; the protein is encoded by the coding sequence ATGGCCGGTGATCCAGGGCAGGAACTGGTCGATATTCTCGACGAAGCAGGCCGGGTGATCGGTCAGGCCACCCGCCGCGTCATGCGAACCTATCGGCTGCCGCATCGCTGCTGCTATCTGCTGGTCTTCAACGATCGTGGCGAAATATTGGTGCATCAGCGGACTGCCACCAAAGATGTATTCCCAAGCTACTGGGATGTTTGCGTCGGGGGAGTTCCCGCAGCTGGGGAGTCATTCGCCCAGTCCGCTCGACGTGAAGGACACGAAGAACTCGGCGTGCCGATCGAACCGACGTTCCTGTTTTCCGTGCGATATTCGGACGCTGCAACGGTCGTATTCGGCGAGGTGTTCCGAGTGATCCACAACGGGCCATTCGCGTTTCAGCCCGAGGAAGTGACCCAGGGGCGATTCGTCACCCTGGCGGCCTTGCAAGCGGGAATCCAATCGGGCGAATTCTCTCCCATCTGTCCCGATGGTTGGATGGTGTGGCAACAATTTCAATCGGGCAACTGGGGGGCATGA
- a CDS encoding sugar phosphate isomerase/epimerase family protein yields the protein MSEDRRGFIRNSAALITGAIAGQSLLPNAAAADPAPAAANSAPIRNRLGISTYSFWQFRNAALRSVGDCIERAARLGFDGVEILHRQMEDESPAALQKLKRLAFVNGIDLMGFSTHQGFLSPDPAIRQKNIDHTIRCIEMAYAMGIPTMRVNTGTWGTSKNFDDLMKNRGIEPPQKGYTDEQGFGWVIDSFGPCLKVAEKCGVLLGLENHWGLGRTPEGVLRVVDAIRSPWLQVTLDTGNFLEDPYDRLAQLAPKAVLVQAKTYYGGGLWYQLDLDYPRIAKMLHSHGYRGYVSLEFEGKEDPLTAIPKSLALLQKCFQGRTDVTAPDGTR from the coding sequence ATGTCTGAAGACCGTCGCGGTTTCATTCGCAACTCGGCTGCCCTGATCACCGGCGCAATCGCGGGCCAATCGCTGCTTCCCAACGCCGCTGCCGCGGATCCGGCCCCGGCGGCTGCGAATTCGGCACCGATTCGCAATCGCCTGGGGATTTCGACGTATTCGTTCTGGCAATTTCGCAACGCTGCTCTGCGTTCCGTGGGCGATTGCATCGAACGCGCTGCACGACTCGGCTTCGACGGGGTCGAAATTCTGCATCGTCAAATGGAAGATGAATCGCCTGCCGCCCTGCAGAAACTCAAACGCTTGGCCTTCGTCAACGGCATCGATTTGATGGGCTTCTCGACCCATCAAGGCTTCTTGTCACCCGATCCCGCGATTCGGCAAAAGAATATCGATCACACGATTCGCTGCATCGAAATGGCCTACGCGATGGGAATTCCGACCATGCGCGTGAATACGGGAACGTGGGGCACCAGCAAGAATTTCGACGATTTGATGAAGAATCGCGGAATCGAGCCGCCGCAAAAGGGCTACACCGACGAGCAAGGTTTCGGCTGGGTGATCGATAGCTTCGGCCCGTGTCTGAAAGTCGCAGAAAAATGCGGCGTGCTGTTGGGATTGGAGAATCACTGGGGCTTGGGCCGCACTCCGGAAGGGGTGCTGCGCGTCGTCGATGCCATTCGTTCGCCGTGGCTGCAAGTCACGCTCGATACCGGCAACTTCCTCGAAGATCCCTACGATCGATTGGCCCAACTCGCGCCGAAAGCCGTGTTAGTCCAAGCCAAAACGTATTACGGCGGCGGCCTGTGGTATCAACTCGATCTCGACTATCCGCGAATCGCCAAAATGCTGCACAGCCATGGCTATCGCGGCTATGTTTCCTTGGAATTTGAAGGCAAAGAAGATCCGTTGACCGCCATTCCGAAGAGTCTGGCCCTGTTGCAAAAGTGCTTCCAAGGCCGCACCGATGTCACAGCACCCGACGGAACGCGATAA
- a CDS encoding GDSL-type esterase/lipase family protein: MNRVVPLLAGLLLLSSPAMLRSQSPDKLPLPKSGTILFLGDSNTFAGGYVIALDAYLKTRFPDRDWTLINLGLPSETISGLSEEDHPYPRPNVQDRIDAALTKTKPAMVCIAYGMNDGIYAPFDSMRLKQYQAGVATAIRKSRAVGASVMLLTPDPFDPIPVSARTQPITGKRFSYIHPFHDYDSVLANYAQWLVTQRAENLPVADAHTTITRYLAMARKDDPKTVLSGDGIHPNATGHWLVAHSILTEWNAPREVDDLTIRFSEEKAPANGIRRLSTTVKLPMPIDPAWDRRLKSSEFDPQQWNAQILRIRGIEGGRYALRETNGKMLGEFSHEVLAKGIDLSQIPALSTNVDAQEVLRLLKSIHQTRDLAWLTDVGHRRPDTPKGIPLADALAKVKPMEETVRKLTAPRQLQLDLERIGD, encoded by the coding sequence ATGAATCGTGTCGTTCCTCTCCTGGCCGGGTTGTTGCTCCTGAGCAGCCCGGCGATGTTGCGCTCCCAATCCCCCGACAAACTCCCGCTCCCGAAATCGGGCACCATCCTCTTTTTGGGCGATAGCAACACCTTCGCGGGTGGGTATGTGATCGCATTGGATGCGTATCTCAAGACGCGATTTCCTGACCGAGATTGGACGCTCATCAACCTCGGACTCCCGAGCGAAACCATCAGCGGATTATCCGAAGAAGATCATCCCTACCCGCGGCCCAATGTCCAAGATCGAATCGATGCCGCGTTGACGAAAACCAAACCCGCGATGGTCTGCATCGCCTACGGAATGAACGACGGCATTTACGCCCCGTTCGACTCGATGCGGCTGAAGCAATATCAAGCCGGAGTGGCAACCGCGATCCGCAAATCACGCGCCGTTGGTGCGTCGGTCATGCTGCTCACGCCGGATCCGTTTGATCCGATTCCCGTGAGCGCTCGCACGCAACCGATTACGGGCAAACGGTTTTCGTATATTCACCCATTTCATGATTATGATTCCGTCTTGGCGAACTATGCCCAATGGCTGGTGACCCAACGAGCCGAAAATCTCCCCGTCGCCGATGCCCATACGACAATCACCCGCTATTTGGCGATGGCACGCAAAGACGATCCCAAGACGGTGCTTTCCGGCGATGGTATCCACCCGAATGCGACGGGACATTGGCTGGTGGCGCATAGCATTCTCACCGAATGGAATGCCCCGCGCGAAGTCGATGATCTCACGATTCGATTCTCGGAAGAGAAAGCACCCGCGAACGGAATTCGGCGACTATCCACGACCGTGAAGTTGCCCATGCCAATTGATCCGGCCTGGGATCGTCGTTTGAAATCGAGCGAATTCGATCCGCAACAGTGGAATGCGCAAATTCTCCGCATTCGTGGCATTGAGGGTGGCCGATATGCACTGCGGGAAACCAACGGCAAAATGCTCGGCGAATTCTCGCACGAAGTCTTGGCGAAAGGCATCGATTTAAGCCAAATTCCTGCCCTATCCACCAATGTCGATGCGCAGGAAGTGCTGCGATTGCTGAAATCGATCCATCAAACGCGCGACCTTGCGTGGCTCACCGATGTCGGCCATCGTCGTCCGGATACGCCCAAGGGAATTCCGCTGGCCGATGCCCTGGCGAAGGTCAAACCGATGGAGGAAACGGTGCGGAAACTCACCGCTCCCCGCCAACTCCAACTCGATCTCGAACGGATCGGCGATTGA